The genomic stretch CTGCAAAACAGTAAGACATTGTCCGCTGGTACCCACTAAATAAAATTGCCATGGCGTTGAACACCTTCCTTTTTCATATTGCGAGAGCGCTTCACTTGTTACTCGCAAAATGTTGCTCCTCGAACGAAATAACCTCAgctggcacccagggtaaccCGAACATTGATAAGCTACAAAAATCTTCTTTTCAGATTTTACGCGGCGCTTTTCAAGTAAAGTGCTCTGACTGTATgactgtgaggatatatatttttctctttttccaatatttcgtcaggcacggcctgacttcttcagggagttaattGATTAgccgtcacaatttttttttttatacatatatataagcCAACTGCGACTGTTTCTAAATTTCATTTCGTACGTTTCTGAGAACCATTTCATTCACATTATCAAAATTACCGTAAAGGAGCTAACGTATACCACTGGTCTTCGTTTGGCTCATAACAAAACGTAACAGGCCTTTCCTCTGGGTTGCGCGCTTTACCCCCAACAAACAGAATCACGTCTACAAGGATGGAACATGTTCTCGGAACCGTTCTTGGATTTTGCTGGGATTTCCTCTGGGTCTCTATAGAGGCATTAAATCTCATTGCTTCCATAACCATTTCCTTGGCTGTAGGAGATCGTTGCACGAGGTCCTCTGTTTCTATTTGTTCCACGAGTGTATATGTTGGCAACAGTGGAAGCCGGACAAGCTGTAGTAACTTTGCGAAGTGAACACCTCGTTCTTTGCGATCGTGTTCTGTCCATCTTACCAGACTGACAAACACCTAAAATGGGCAACAATTGAACTAACATATGTCAATGGGATACATGCTTTGGTTTaattaaaatttgatttgattttgattgaAATATAAAACAATCTACCAAGCAGTCGACATGTAGAACATAAATTCATATCATTAAGCTTAGTAGAATATACAGACAAAAATTGTAACGAATTGTTGAAGCCGATACAACTGAAAAGAAACAGGTCAAACAGTTCATGTGGACACAGACcacagaaagaaaattaattcatATTGGTTTTGTCGAGAGAAACTTTCTTTTGACCCCACGACCCATAAAGACAATCGAGCTGCGTCCAGTACCGGTCCAATAAAATGAGCATGGTTGGTCCAGTGTTGGTAGCTCTCGCCTTCAAGTAATGTGGCCCGGGATGGATTTCCGAGATAGACGCCACATGCGGGTTGAAGTGTTTCTCAAGGTATTCATGTTGTCCACTCTTATCAAAAACTTTGATTCACATTAGTAGAGCACTTTTTGCTGTGAGCTATGTGGCACGCATTTTTCACTCTGTCTGTGGATAATTGTTCGCTATGTCTTAGAATCCCACTTTCCTTCAAAGATTTACAAAGAACCTTTCATCCGAATTCTCAGAGCACCATTTAAGTTACATTATATAATTAATTTATGTTTACCTGTTGCTCGCTGCTTACACATAAGGCGTTACTTGATAATATCTTCTCTAACTCGTTTTGCGGAAGCTCCAAAAACTGCGCTGACTTTGCTACTTCGACAAAATATTCGAACAAAAATCTTTGACACCGTTGATGCAATTTTTCTTGGCCGTGAACCAAAGAGACTTCTCGCATTTTGAGACAATTTTCAGGCGTAAGGAATTTCACCAGCAAGTACGAGCACTCCTCAAGCAAACTTTGAAGTTTGAAGAAACTTGCTGCTTTGAAGATATCAATGGCATtaacaatatttataaaaattCTTCCGCCGTACATATAGCCCAAAACGGCCTTCATCGTGGGACCGTCGATCTCTAGGGGTAAATCCACGTTTTTTATAAACCTACCGCTTTCGCTATCTATGAAAAGAGAACGGAAAAAAGGGCTTGAAACACCTAGGATGTTACGGTGGCATAAGAACTTGAGAGTACCGAGGCGAAGCGTTACATCGCAGAGGATTGTTTCGCGgagcaaaaattgaaaatactcCATAATGGAGTCTTGAAAACTTCTGTCCACGAACAAGTAGGTCTGGTCTTGTTTCACTCTGTTAATGTCAGTTTGCGCGTCTCCTATGTGGTGGGTAGTCAAAGACATTTTTGTTTCCTCGCTCATAATCGTGGTGGGGATATACGAAGAAATAAACTGACAGGTGCctgttttttctctttgataGCTACGTGCTGGTGGCACAAAACCGCAACATTTTGGTTCACTGCCAAAAGCTAAGGCGCCCAAAACAGATAAAATTCTTGAGATCTTTCCGGTTTCTTATTCTTTCGAATAAAAAGTAGTTTTTGGTGCTTTTTGGCGTAGATCGCACCAAAGTGGCTGAGCGGTGAAGAAAAAAATCGGAGAGCGAAGTGTTTATTACTTCGTAACATGTCGCCCGCGCGTAACTTCGTCATTTTTGTCGCTCCTTGCAGTCGACCGCTAATTAATTCAGCCTAAGAGATACTATCATACTGActaaaaatggcgcgaaaatcATCTTGGAATACAAGTTGAGTGCGCGAAAAACATCGCCAAACCGAAGCAAAGAAATGAGTTTGGCGTGTCGTTCGTTCTTGAAGTGCACCAAAACCCCAAATTTTCCACTTAAAAATTCAACATTCCTTAAGGAGCAAGTAGCTAGACATCCTGCGAGCAGTGCCTCTCAAAAACTCTCCAGAGAGCGAGAAAGAGAGGCTCTCCAGAAAACGTGTTAAGTCTTTTAGGTCGCCGCAGCCCAACTTTCTGGGctggtcaaaccggtttaggcaacGCGCGCATCTTacttttgacaaggcgaaggtcaaaatcgagccttcagtac from Montipora capricornis isolate CH-2021 chromosome 12, ASM3666992v2, whole genome shotgun sequence encodes the following:
- the LOC138026486 gene encoding kelch-like protein 3 — protein: MSEETKMSLTTHHIGDAQTDINRVKQDQTYLFVDRSFQDSIMEYFQFLLRETILCDVTLRLGTLKFLCHRNILGVSSPFFRSLFIDSESGRFIKNVDLPLEIDGPTMKAVLGYMYGGRIFINIVNAIDIFKAASFFKLQSLLEECSYLLVKFLTPENCLKMREVSLVHGQEKLHQRCQRFLFEYFVEVAKSAQFLELPQNELEKILSSNALCVSSEQQVFVSLVRWTEHDRKERGVHFAKLLQLVRLPLLPTYTLVEQIETEDLVQRSPTAKEMVMEAMRFNASIETQRKSQQNPRTVPRTCSILVDVILFVGGKARNPEERPVTFCYEPNEDQWYTLAPLRAPLYDHSVAVVNGIVYACGGSVEGRASLLLQDIVQCYDPHLDYWDLVAPLQEARAKGSATQHELLLYISGGMINGSHGNSFEVYNPITDKWKFLTPPTIPRCRHTIVSTDTHIYVIGGEGQGLEPEISMERYDPAVNLWSFVLPMNCGKVGACAVELEGKIYTMGGNNGYTTLRQCEIYDVKTHQWNLTKDMTEFRQDAQAVVLDNKIYVIGGRDFKGERVLDSIECFDVAHREWNRVTSVPVAREGFKCVTCKVSRNHLTPLKLK